The DNA region TTGGACAGCGCCCGCGTGTTGAAGAACAGGTGCGGGGTGGCCAGGCTGAGGATCGCGGCGAGCGGCACGACCGGGTTGCCGGACTGGGCGACCCGGCGCTCGTAGAGTTCGCGGAACAGCCGGTCGTACTCCTCGCCGATCTCGGCGACCAGCCAGCGGGCGCTGTCCAGCAGCAGGGCGAGCGGGCGGCCGAGTTCCTCGCGCAACTCCGGGCCGAGGTCGACTCGGACGCCGCGGACGGTGTCCTCGTACACCAGCGTGCGGCCGGCGTAGGTGAGCCCGGCGCGGCGTTCCGCGTCCAGGCCGGTGATGTCGTGGAAGGTCTCGGCCAGCGCGGACAGCGCGGCCTCCAGCGCCACGTCGTCGCCCGCCGAGGCGGCGACCCGGTCCCTGGCGTCGACCAGTCGGCCGACGACGCCGAGGGCCCGTTCGCGGGCCTCGGGGTCCTTGATCCGCTCCAGTCGCCTGATCAGGGTCCGCTCGGGGAACGCCTCGATGGCGCCGACCAGGTCCAGCCGCAGCAGCCCGCGCCCGACCAGGTCGTCGTACGTCGCCAGCAGGGCGGCGGGCTCGCCGAGTTCGGGAAACTCCGACCAGGTCATCTCGGCGGCCACGTCCTGGACGCAGCGGACGCCGTCGACCAGCGAGAGCACCTCGGCCTCCGCGGGCGTCAGCGCCACCGGCGCCCGCCCGGGGATCTGGAGGGTGGAGCCCTCCAGCTGGTGTGCGGCGAACAGCCGGGGCACCAGCCAGGGTCGCACCTCGGGGTCGGCGGACAGCGTACGGGCGACCGCGTCGATCGCCCAGATCTCGAAGTAGACGGTGCGGCGGGCCAGGAACTCGTCCCCGACCCGTAGCTCCAGCGGGCTGCCCTCGTCGGTCCAGCGGGCCCAGCCGACCGGTCCGACGAAGCCGATGGTGTCGTTCTTCAGACTGTAGCGCTGGAGGTAGCTGGCGGCCGTCAGCTCGTGGTTGCGGCCGCGGACGTTGCGCGGCTCGCCCGCGGCGAGCTTGTCGAGGCACAGCTTGACCAGCTTCGGGTTCTGCCAGGCGACCGCCTCGCGGAACCGGGGGTCCTGCGCCACGGTCCGCACGGCCGCGGAGAGCCGGCCGGTGGCGGCCGCGTACTCCTCCCGGTAGGCGTCCAGCAGCGCGGGGTCGCCGGCCGCGGCGTCGGCGGCCGCTGCCAGCGCGGGGTCGGTCAGCACCTGGACGCGCTCGGCGGGGAAGCCGGTGCCGCGCAGCACCACGTCCCGCCAGGTCGCCCAGCCGGTTCCGGTCAGCGGGACCAGATGGGCGCCCTGCTCCCGTTCACCGCCGCGGGGCCCGGGTCTGTCCGGGCCCGGCCGGGCGTCCGGTGCCGGGGCCCGCTCCGCCTGTGCGTCCGTCTCCTGCGTGCCCATCACGCCTCCCGCCGGTCGATCTGGTCGGCCAGGGCCTCCAGAGTGGGGTGGTCGAAGAGCACGACGATGCCGAGGTCGACCCCGAACTCGTCGCGCACCCGGGACATCAGCTCCACCGCGGTCAGCGAGTTGCCGCCCAGGTCGAAGAAGTCCGCGTCGTGCGTGATCTCGGTGCGCCCGAGCAGCGCCGTCCACAGCGCGCCGAGGCGGTCCGCGGTGGTCGCGGGCCCGGCGCCGCCGTGCGCGGCGGCCACCGGGGCGGGGCGCGGCGCGGGTGCTGTCCGGGCGCGCGCGGCCGGGTGCGCCGCAGTGGGGCGCCCGTCGGCGAAGTGCCGGACGGCGACCTGCCGGGGCGTGCGGGCGGCGAGCAGTTCCAGCAGCAGGGCTCCGCCGCGCTCGGGGTCGAGGCCCGCGCCCGGGTCGACGGGCACGCCCATGCCGACGTCCTTCCAGCGCGGCCAGTCCACGGTGAGCAGCCGCTCCGCGGTCGGCACGCCGGAGCGGACCAGCGCGTCGAGCACCGCGTTGGCAGCGGCGTAGTCGGCGCCACCGGCCACGCCCTCCAGGACGGAGCGGCTGGAGAAGGCGACGAACAGGTCGAGCGGCGGGCGGCCGGCGAACGCGCGGGCCAGCGCGACCGCGCCGTGCGCCTTGGGCTCGAAGGCCGCGGCGGCCTTGGCGGTCGAGGTGAACGCGACCATGCCGCTGCCCGCCACGCCGGCCAGGTGGAAGACGCCGTTCACCGGGCCGTGCCGGCGGGTCACGTCGTCGAGGAGGGCGGTCAGCGCCGTCCGGTCGACGACGTCGCATGCGGCGATCTCCGCCGTCGCGCCCGACTCGGCCAGTTCGGCGAGGAGTTCGGGGTGCGGCGTGGCCTTGCGGCCGGTGAGGATCAGCACCGGCCGCTGCCCGGTCCCCGCCAGCGCCTTCGCCACGACGCCGCCGAGACCTCCGGTGCCGCCGGTGACGAGGTAGACGCCGCCCTCGCGCAGCGGGGCGTCGGTGCCAGGCGTGAGGGCGAGCGGGCGTTCCACGGGCACCCAGCGCCGGTCGCCGCGCAGCGCGACGAGCGGATCGCCGGCGCGGTCGCGCACTTCCTCGGCGAGGTCGCGGGCGGCCACGAAGTCCCCCAGGTCGACCAGCCGGGCGTGCGCCACCACGTCCTCCGCCGGCAGCGTCCTGACCAGCGCGGTCAGCGCGGAGTTGGCGGGCCGCAGCGGGTCGTGCCCGCTGACGTCGACGGCCCGCTCGGAGATCACCAGCAGGTCGGGGCGCGGTCCGCCGGCCGAGGCGCGGGACGCCTGGCGGACCAGCTCGGAGGCGGCCGCGAAGCCGGCCGCCAGTTGCCCCGCCAGATCGTCGCCCGCCGGGGTGTCGCCGTCGTCAGGGCCGGTCAGCGTGCCCGCGTGGACGAGCAGCGCGGGCGCGTCGCCGCGTTCCCTCAGCGTCCTGAACACCCGTGCCAGATCCCACGGTTCGCCGGTGCGGACGGTGAAGCCGGCCTCGCCCTCCGCGTACTGTGCTCCGGGCCGCAGGGCGACCACGCCGAACCCTGCCTCGGCCAGCGCGTCGGTGACGGTCCGCGCCCGGTCCTCGTCCTGCGGGAGCAGGGCGACGGCGAGCGCGCCGCCGTCCGCGGCCGGCGCCGGGCGGCGGTGCCGCTCCTGCCAGCCGAGCACGCTGTACGGCGAGGAGGCGGCGCCCGAGGTGTCGCCCTCCTCGCCGGGGAGAGCCGCGTCGACCCAGTGGCGGTCGCGCTCGAACGGGTAGCCGGGGACCGGCGTGCGCTCGACCTCGGCGAGGTCCTCGACCACGGCCCAGTCCACCGTGTGGCCCTCGGTCCACAACGCGGCGACCGCGGCCAGCGCGGAGCGTACGTCGGCCAGCGGGTCGGTCCTGCGCTGGGCGAGCGTCGGCAGCACCACGTGCCAGGCCCTCGGCGACCGTCGGGTGCTGGCGCGCGACCACGGTCAGCGCCCGACCGGGGCCCGCCTCGACCAGCACGTGCCGTTCCTCGGCGGCGGTGAGCGCGTCGAGGGCGTCCGCGAAGGCCACCGGCTCCACAAGCTGGCGCGACCAGAAGCCCGGATCGGTGACCTCCGCGGCGCCGACCTTGCGGCCGCGGGCCGCCGAGTAGAAGTCGACGGTGGGTGCGGACAGCCGCATGCCGCGCAGTACCTCCTGGAACACCGGTACCGCGGAGCCCGCGACGGGCGCGTGGGAGGCGTGGGTGGTGCGCAGCGGGCGGCTTGCGAGCCCGGCGCGCCGCAACTCCGCGACGGTTTCGTCGAGTTCGTCCGCGGGACCGGCGACGACGACCTGGCGGGGGCCGTTGACCACCGCGAGGCGTACGCCGCCGGTGAGGAACGGCTCGACGTCACCGGCGGACGCGGCGACCGCGAGCATGCCGCCCGGCGGGGTGTTCTGGAGCGCGCGGGACCGCGTGGCGACCGCGCGGACCGCGTCCTCCAGGGTGAAGACCCCGGCGACGGTGGCCGCGGTGATCTCGCCGAGGCTGTGGCCGAGCACCGCCGAAGGCGTGATCCCCCATGACTGCCAGGTCTGGGCCAGCGCGTGCTCGACGGCGAAGATCAGCGGCTGGGAGGCGCCGGGGGCGTTGATCCGCTCCTCGTCGCCGTCCCGCCACAGCGCGCGCAGCG from Actinacidiphila sp. DG2A-62 includes:
- a CDS encoding lantibiotic dehydratase; this translates as MGTQETDAQAERAPAPDARPGPDRPGPRGGEREQGAHLVPLTGTGWATWRDVVLRGTGFPAERVQVLTDPALAAAADAAAGDPALLDAYREEYAAATGRLSAAVRTVAQDPRFREAVAWQNPKLVKLCLDKLAAGEPRNVRGRNHELTAASYLQRYSLKNDTIGFVGPVGWARWTDEGSPLELRVGDEFLARRTVYFEIWAIDAVARTLSADPEVRPWLVPRLFAAHQLEGSTLQIPGRAPVALTPAEAEVLSLVDGVRCVQDVAAEMTWSEFPELGEPAALLATYDDLVGRGLLRLDLVGAIEAFPERTLIRRLERIKDPEARERALGVVGRLVDARDRVAASAGDDVALEAALSALAETFHDITGLDAERRAGLTYAGRTLVYEDTVRGVRVDLGPELREELGRPLALLLDSARWLVAEIGEEYDRLFRELYERRVAQSGNPVVPLAAILSLATPHLFFNTRALSKPVRRAVDEFQRRWAAVLQLPHQDAREVQRSSAELADRVAEFFPPRPVPWVTAIHHSPDFMLAAADEAAVARGDFLLVLGELHLSFNTMESRVFVQQHDDPPSMLAAAETDLGDRRIYGIPSRETPGVSSRVSPPSALLSPGYTYWTIHPESVLPPGPIMPAADLEVLREGDRLIARSRTGSFRAPLSKMFGEPLAAAAVNAFKPVSRGAHSPRITVDRLVIARESWSFPAAEVVWAAVKDESERFLAARSWRIEHGLPERAFYKVPVEDKPTFVDFGSLVYVNIVAKSIRRSAEENGSVSLTEMLPDRDELWLKDAEGARYTSELRILTVDRAAEEA
- a CDS encoding beta-ketoacyl reductase, with translation MFRTLRERGDAPALLVHAGTLTGPDDGDTPAGDDLAGQLAAGFAAASELVRQASRASAGGPRPDLLVISERAVDVSGHDPLRPANSALTALVRTLPAEDVVAHARLVDLGDFVAARDLAEEVRDRAGDPLVALRGDRRWVPVERPLALTPGTDAPLREGGVYLVTGGTGGLGGVVAKALAGTGQRPVLILTGRKATPHPELLAELAESGATAEIAACDVVDRTALTALLDDVTRRHGPVNGVFHLAGVAGSGMVAFTSTAKAAAAFEPKAHGAVALARAFAGRPPLDLFVAFSSRSVLEGVAGGADYAAANAVLDALVRSGVPTAERLLTVDWPRWKDVGMGVPVDPGAGLDPERGGALLLELLAARTPRQVAVRHFADGRPTAAHPAARARTAPAPRPAPVAAAHGGAGPATTADRLGALWTALLGRTEITHDADFFDLGGNSLTAVELMSRVRDEFGVDLGIVVLFDHPTLEALADQIDRREA